From Dendropsophus ebraccatus isolate aDenEbr1 chromosome 2, aDenEbr1.pat, whole genome shotgun sequence, a single genomic window includes:
- the MTPAP gene encoding poly(A) RNA polymerase, mitochondrial isoform X2 yields MNVQHGSTFFMRSSYPLSDSSGASLSPQELKDQHHVTKSNFSDVQTLRHEQAKHSVLIACPAKINENKFLKYLAQYGEVAHHFFFDSNGTHAVVEFVDLQSIASLLSGTKIPNEEDVFVVPYKSRYVKVKTTDVGQQFPKCWPQSSIPTNNLIEKLCTAENIEDQAHMLLEELQLTEESIRLRYLVGSLISDIATAYFPEASVHLYGSSVNSFGKMGCDLDLFLNLDEIKGYKSGKATSAYTAEFWMRRVFSGRMAQQKILSVIGECIDSFGPGCNEVQKILNARCPLVRFSHQPSGLQCDLTADNKIALRSSELLYIYGTLDHRVRALVFALRCWARIHGITSGIPGHWITNFSLTMMVLFFLQKRNPPVIPTLDQLKSLAGKKEKCLIDGNDCTFVRDLNKIKLTANKESLDNLLIEFLEFYGKFDFKTNCIDIRKGKEKNKPEAAALYIQNPFEQTLNISKNVNQTQVQKFVNLAQESAYILQDQLKESTKSGNPWGLAAILLTNSSDKGTTSKRKKKAASERISSLLDSLKDKGNTAKTQAEH; encoded by the exons atgaacgtccAGCATGGCTCAACGTTCTTTATGAGGAGCAGTTATCCGCTGTCAGACAGTTCTGGTGCCAGCTtatccccccaagagctaaagg ATCAGCATCATGTGACAAAAAGCAACTTTTCCGACGTGCAGACCTTACGCCACGAACAAGCCAAGCATTCAGTATTGATAGCGTGTCCAGCCAAAATCAATGAAAACAAGTTTCTGAAGTATTTGGCGCAATATGGAGAAGTCGCCCATCACTTTTTCTTTGACAGTAAT GGCACTCATGCAGTTGTGGAGTTTGTGGATCTACAAAGCATAGCATCACTCCTATCAGGAACTAAAATCCCAAACGAAGAGGACGTATTTGTAGTACCATATAAATCTCGATATGTTAAAGTAAAGACTACGGATGTGGGTCAGCAGTTTCCCAAGTGCTGGCCTCAGTCTTCTATCCCCACAAATAACTTAATAGAGAAACTATGCACAGCAGAGAAT ATAGAAGACCAGGCACATATGCTACTAGAGGAACTCCAGTTAACAGAGGAAAGCATCAGACTCCGCTACCTGGTCGGCTCTTTAATAAGTGACATTGCCACCGCCTATTTCCCAGAAGCCTCTGTGCATCTCTATGGGTCCAGTGTGAATTCTTTTGGAAAAATGGGCTGCGATTTGGACTTGTTTTTAAATTTGGATGAAATAAAAGGATATAAATCTGGAAAG GCTACAAGCGCTTACACCGCAGAGTTCTGGATGAGGCGGGTTTTCTCAGGAAGAATGGCGCAACAGAAGATCCTCTCGGTCATTGGTGAATGTATAGACAGTTTTGGCCCCGGATGTAATGAAGTGCAAAAGATTCTGAATGCCCGCTGTCCTCTAGTACGGTTCTCCCATCAGCCCTCAGGTCTCCAGTGTGACCTTACAGCAGACAATAA AATTGCGCTCAGGAGCTCAGAGCTCTTGTACATATACGGTACCCTTGACCACAGGGTACGAGCTCTGGTGTTTGCTTTGAGATGCTGGGCGCGTATCCATGGGATAACTAGCGGCATTCCAGGACATTGGATCACAAACTTCTCCCTCACCATGATGGTCTTATTCTTCTTACAGAAGAGAAACCCTCCTGTTATTCCCACTCTCGATCAGCTGAAAAGTCTTGCAG ggaaaaaagaaaaatgcctcATCGATGGCAACGACTGCACGTTTGTGAGAGATCTGAACAAAATAAAATTAACTGCAAATAAAGAGTCATTAG ATAATCTGTTAATTGAATTCCTGGAATTTTATGGAAAGTTTGACTTCAAAACCAACTGCATAGATATACGCAAG GGCAAAGAAAAGAACAAACCTGAAGCCGCCGCCTTGTACATTCAGAATCCATTTGAACAGACACTAAACATTAGTAAAAACGTCAACCAGACGCAGGTACAAAAGTTTGTGAACCTGGCTCAGGAGAGCGCCTATATCTTACAAGACCAGCTGAAAGAATCAACGAAGAGTGGAAACCCCTGGGGTCTTGCTGCCATATTACTCACAAATAGCTCTGACAAAGGAACCACTAGTAAGAGGAAGAAGAAGGCGGCCAGTGAAAGGATCAGTAGTCTCCTGGACTCTCTAAAGGACAAGGGTAACACAGCAAAAACACAGGCGGAGCATTGA
- the MTPAP gene encoding poly(A) RNA polymerase, mitochondrial isoform X1 — MVNCIRLNSVLRATGRALSTTAGRKQQQRPLVAEKTDQHHVTKSNFSDVQTLRHEQAKHSVLIACPAKINENKFLKYLAQYGEVAHHFFFDSNGTHAVVEFVDLQSIASLLSGTKIPNEEDVFVVPYKSRYVKVKTTDVGQQFPKCWPQSSIPTNNLIEKLCTAENIEDQAHMLLEELQLTEESIRLRYLVGSLISDIATAYFPEASVHLYGSSVNSFGKMGCDLDLFLNLDEIKGYKSGKATSAYTAEFWMRRVFSGRMAQQKILSVIGECIDSFGPGCNEVQKILNARCPLVRFSHQPSGLQCDLTADNKIALRSSELLYIYGTLDHRVRALVFALRCWARIHGITSGIPGHWITNFSLTMMVLFFLQKRNPPVIPTLDQLKSLAGKKEKCLIDGNDCTFVRDLNKIKLTANKESLDNLLIEFLEFYGKFDFKTNCIDIRKGKEKNKPEAAALYIQNPFEQTLNISKNVNQTQVQKFVNLAQESAYILQDQLKESTKSGNPWGLAAILLTNSSDKGTTSKRKKKAASERISSLLDSLKDKGNTAKTQAEH; from the exons ATGGTGAACTGCATCAGGTTGAATTCTGTGCTTAGGGCCACCGGCCGGGCCCTGAGCACCACAGCggggaggaagcagcagcagcggccATTGGTGGCGGAGAAGACAG ATCAGCATCATGTGACAAAAAGCAACTTTTCCGACGTGCAGACCTTACGCCACGAACAAGCCAAGCATTCAGTATTGATAGCGTGTCCAGCCAAAATCAATGAAAACAAGTTTCTGAAGTATTTGGCGCAATATGGAGAAGTCGCCCATCACTTTTTCTTTGACAGTAAT GGCACTCATGCAGTTGTGGAGTTTGTGGATCTACAAAGCATAGCATCACTCCTATCAGGAACTAAAATCCCAAACGAAGAGGACGTATTTGTAGTACCATATAAATCTCGATATGTTAAAGTAAAGACTACGGATGTGGGTCAGCAGTTTCCCAAGTGCTGGCCTCAGTCTTCTATCCCCACAAATAACTTAATAGAGAAACTATGCACAGCAGAGAAT ATAGAAGACCAGGCACATATGCTACTAGAGGAACTCCAGTTAACAGAGGAAAGCATCAGACTCCGCTACCTGGTCGGCTCTTTAATAAGTGACATTGCCACCGCCTATTTCCCAGAAGCCTCTGTGCATCTCTATGGGTCCAGTGTGAATTCTTTTGGAAAAATGGGCTGCGATTTGGACTTGTTTTTAAATTTGGATGAAATAAAAGGATATAAATCTGGAAAG GCTACAAGCGCTTACACCGCAGAGTTCTGGATGAGGCGGGTTTTCTCAGGAAGAATGGCGCAACAGAAGATCCTCTCGGTCATTGGTGAATGTATAGACAGTTTTGGCCCCGGATGTAATGAAGTGCAAAAGATTCTGAATGCCCGCTGTCCTCTAGTACGGTTCTCCCATCAGCCCTCAGGTCTCCAGTGTGACCTTACAGCAGACAATAA AATTGCGCTCAGGAGCTCAGAGCTCTTGTACATATACGGTACCCTTGACCACAGGGTACGAGCTCTGGTGTTTGCTTTGAGATGCTGGGCGCGTATCCATGGGATAACTAGCGGCATTCCAGGACATTGGATCACAAACTTCTCCCTCACCATGATGGTCTTATTCTTCTTACAGAAGAGAAACCCTCCTGTTATTCCCACTCTCGATCAGCTGAAAAGTCTTGCAG ggaaaaaagaaaaatgcctcATCGATGGCAACGACTGCACGTTTGTGAGAGATCTGAACAAAATAAAATTAACTGCAAATAAAGAGTCATTAG ATAATCTGTTAATTGAATTCCTGGAATTTTATGGAAAGTTTGACTTCAAAACCAACTGCATAGATATACGCAAG GGCAAAGAAAAGAACAAACCTGAAGCCGCCGCCTTGTACATTCAGAATCCATTTGAACAGACACTAAACATTAGTAAAAACGTCAACCAGACGCAGGTACAAAAGTTTGTGAACCTGGCTCAGGAGAGCGCCTATATCTTACAAGACCAGCTGAAAGAATCAACGAAGAGTGGAAACCCCTGGGGTCTTGCTGCCATATTACTCACAAATAGCTCTGACAAAGGAACCACTAGTAAGAGGAAGAAGAAGGCGGCCAGTGAAAGGATCAGTAGTCTCCTGGACTCTCTAAAGGACAAGGGTAACACAGCAAAAACACAGGCGGAGCATTGA